One window of the Shewanella cyperi genome contains the following:
- the xerC gene encoding tyrosine recombinase XerC, which translates to MNDWLQRFERYLTSERRLSDKTVRNYLYELNRVKAMVTKDWLTLEHRDLAAVMAKLHRQGLSPRSLALCLSALKQFGQFLLRQGVIEVNPAVGLSAPKQNKPLPKNLDPDAISHLLDIDGDDPLDIRDGAIMELFYSSGLRLAELAGLDCHALNLKEQQVRVLGKGNKERILPVGSVAIAALSRWLDVRRGLPCEDDALFVTARGRRLSHRSIQARIDKWAKIQGMAVHVHPHKLRHSFATHMLESSGDLRAVQELLGHANLATTQIYTSLDFQHLAKVYDGAHPRARKKER; encoded by the coding sequence ATGAACGATTGGCTGCAGCGCTTCGAACGTTACCTGACGAGCGAGCGACGCCTGTCAGACAAGACGGTTCGCAACTACCTGTATGAACTGAATCGGGTCAAGGCCATGGTCACCAAGGACTGGCTGACCCTGGAGCACAGGGATTTGGCTGCGGTTATGGCCAAGCTGCATCGTCAGGGATTGAGCCCCCGTTCCCTGGCGCTGTGCCTGTCGGCACTCAAGCAATTCGGTCAGTTTCTGTTGCGCCAGGGGGTGATTGAGGTCAACCCCGCTGTGGGCCTCAGCGCCCCCAAGCAAAATAAGCCGTTACCGAAAAATCTGGATCCGGATGCCATAAGCCACCTGCTCGACATCGACGGTGATGATCCGCTGGATATTCGCGATGGCGCCATCATGGAACTGTTCTACTCCTCCGGCTTACGTCTTGCCGAGTTGGCGGGCCTGGACTGTCACGCGCTTAACCTTAAGGAACAGCAGGTGCGAGTGCTGGGTAAGGGCAATAAGGAGCGGATTTTGCCCGTGGGTTCGGTGGCTATTGCGGCCCTTAGCCGTTGGCTCGATGTTCGCCGGGGCTTGCCCTGCGAGGATGATGCCCTGTTCGTCACCGCAAGGGGCAGGCGCCTGTCCCATCGCAGCATCCAGGCGCGTATCGATAAATGGGCCAAAATCCAGGGCATGGCTGTGCATGTGCATCCCCACAAACTGAGACATTCCTTTGCCACCCACATGTTGGAGTCCAGCGGTGATTTGCGGGCGGTGCAGGAGTTGCTGGGCCATGCAAACCTGGCGACAACCCAAATCTATACCAGCCTGGATTTTCAGCATCTGGCCAAGGTGTACGACGGCGCCCACCCGCGGGCGCGCAAAAAGGAACGATAA
- a CDS encoding DUF484 family protein, whose amino-acid sequence MKDVKPLMTEPFDEQIIREYLLDNPDFFCRYPELLLAMRMPHGERGTVSLVERRQELLRSRVQQLEEEITALMTMASRNESIFRFNNELSFRLLECEDLGEVRQCLSEGLKQQFGFSHVRLITVHDIDSELSAIWSNRLAKGHYFGRLTQQEARRLFGADVGSVALTRLSEDCGQVVFAIASQDPAHFHPEMDNLLLDQLRRLLDHLLPKL is encoded by the coding sequence ATGAAAGATGTGAAACCCCTGATGACTGAACCCTTTGACGAACAGATCATCCGCGAATACCTGCTGGATAATCCTGATTTTTTCTGTCGCTATCCCGAGTTGTTGTTGGCCATGCGGATGCCCCACGGTGAACGGGGCACTGTGTCACTGGTGGAACGGCGCCAGGAATTGCTCCGCAGCCGGGTACAGCAACTGGAAGAAGAAATTACCGCCCTGATGACGATGGCCAGCCGTAATGAAAGCATCTTCCGCTTCAATAACGAGCTGTCGTTCCGCTTGTTGGAATGCGAGGACTTGGGCGAGGTGCGCCAATGCCTGTCCGAGGGGCTCAAGCAGCAATTTGGCTTCAGTCATGTACGGCTGATCACTGTCCACGATATTGACAGCGAGCTGTCGGCCATTTGGAGTAACCGCCTCGCCAAGGGGCATTATTTCGGTCGCCTCACCCAACAGGAGGCCCGCCGTCTGTTCGGTGCTGATGTGGGGTCTGTGGCCCTGACCCGCTTGTCGGAAGACTGTGGTCAGGTGGTTTTTGCCATCGCCAGCCAGGATCCGGCCCACTTCCACCCCGAGATGGATAACCTGCTGCTGGACCAGCTCAGGCGTCTGCTCGATCATCTGTTACCCAAGCTCTGA
- the dapF gene encoding diaminopimelate epimerase, translated as MIHFTKMHGLGNDFMVVDGVTQNVYFSPEQIRRLADRNFGIGFDQLLLVEPPYDPDLDFHYRIFNADGSEVEQCGNGARCFARFVRNKGLTNKHKIRVSTSSGKMTLRLERDGQVTVNMGVPVLDPAQIPFKAKKAEKTYLIPTPTQTFLCGVVSMGNPHCVLQVDDVDTAPVGEVGSLLTRHERFPKGVNVGFMQVLSPEHIRLRVYERGAAETLACGSGACAAVVVGQLQEKLGTQVRVDLPGGTLTINWEGEGKPLWMTGPAQHVYDGQIPL; from the coding sequence TTGATCCATTTCACTAAGATGCACGGCCTGGGCAATGATTTCATGGTGGTCGATGGCGTGACCCAGAACGTGTATTTTTCCCCGGAGCAGATCCGTCGCCTTGCCGATCGCAATTTTGGGATTGGTTTCGACCAATTGCTCCTGGTGGAACCGCCTTACGATCCGGACCTGGACTTCCACTATCGCATCTTCAATGCCGATGGCAGTGAGGTTGAGCAGTGTGGCAATGGCGCCCGCTGTTTTGCCCGCTTTGTACGTAACAAGGGCCTGACCAACAAACACAAGATCCGGGTCAGCACCAGCAGCGGCAAGATGACCCTGAGGTTGGAACGTGATGGTCAGGTGACGGTCAATATGGGCGTGCCTGTACTGGATCCGGCCCAGATCCCCTTTAAGGCCAAAAAGGCCGAGAAGACCTATCTGATTCCGACGCCGACCCAGACCTTTTTGTGCGGGGTCGTTTCCATGGGCAACCCCCACTGTGTGCTGCAAGTGGACGATGTGGACACAGCTCCTGTGGGCGAGGTGGGCTCCTTGCTGACCCGCCATGAACGCTTCCCCAAGGGCGTCAATGTGGGCTTTATGCAGGTGTTGAGCCCGGAACATATACGCCTGCGGGTCTACGAGCGCGGCGCGGCGGAGACCTTGGCCTGCGGCAGCGGCGCCTGTGCCGCCGTGGTGGTGGGGCAATTGCAGGAAAAACTGGGAACCCAGGTGCGGGTAGACCTGCCCGGCGGTACCCTGACCATCAATTGGGAAGGCGAGGGCAAGCCCCTGTGGATGACCGGTCCCGCCCAGCACGTGTACGATGGACAGATCCCGCTATGA
- the lysA gene encoding diaminopimelate decarboxylase, with protein sequence MDHFNYRGDTLYAEDCEVAKLARQHGTPLYIYSRATLERHWHAFDQAVASHPHLICYAVKANSNLAVLNVLARLGSGFDIVSGGELARVMAAGGDPDKVVFSGVGKKVDELEMALEVGIHCFNVESAAELELLNDVAGRLGKVAPISLRINPDVDAGTHPYISTGLKENKFGIPMDEAEALFLRAASLPNLQVKGVDCHIGSQLTELRPFLDATDRMLALIDRLAENGIVIEHLDVGGGLGVTYNDETPPHPDKYAEALLQKVAGRPLKLIFEPGRAIAANAGIFVTEVLFLKDNGDKRFVIVDGAMNDLIRPSLYSAWQNIIPVTPHEGDSCLCDVVGPVCETGDFLGKDRQLNVVSGDLLAVRSAGAYGFAMSSNYNTRPRAAEIMVDGATASVVREREKLTQLWHGEQILP encoded by the coding sequence TTGGACCACTTTAATTATCGAGGCGACACCCTGTATGCGGAAGACTGCGAGGTGGCCAAATTGGCCCGTCAGCATGGCACGCCGCTGTACATTTATTCCCGGGCGACACTGGAGCGCCATTGGCATGCCTTTGATCAGGCGGTGGCGTCCCATCCGCACCTTATCTGTTATGCAGTGAAAGCCAATTCCAACCTGGCGGTGCTGAATGTGTTGGCCCGTCTGGGCAGTGGCTTCGACATAGTCTCAGGTGGTGAGCTTGCCAGGGTGATGGCCGCGGGCGGCGATCCTGACAAGGTGGTATTTTCCGGCGTGGGCAAGAAGGTTGATGAACTGGAAATGGCGTTGGAAGTGGGCATTCACTGCTTTAACGTGGAGTCCGCTGCCGAGCTTGAACTGCTCAATGACGTGGCCGGCCGTTTGGGCAAGGTGGCGCCGATTTCGCTGCGGATCAACCCCGATGTGGACGCAGGCACCCATCCTTATATCTCCACCGGTCTCAAGGAAAATAAATTCGGTATCCCGATGGACGAGGCCGAAGCCCTGTTTCTGCGTGCCGCAAGCCTGCCCAATCTGCAGGTGAAGGGTGTGGATTGCCACATAGGTTCGCAGCTGACCGAGCTGCGGCCCTTCCTGGATGCCACGGATCGTATGCTGGCGCTGATCGATCGCCTTGCCGAAAACGGTATCGTGATTGAACACCTGGACGTGGGTGGCGGCCTGGGCGTGACCTATAACGATGAGACACCACCGCATCCGGACAAGTATGCCGAGGCTCTGCTGCAGAAAGTTGCCGGGCGGCCGTTGAAACTGATCTTTGAACCCGGTCGTGCCATCGCCGCCAATGCCGGTATCTTTGTGACCGAAGTGCTGTTCCTGAAGGACAATGGCGACAAACGCTTTGTGATAGTCGACGGTGCCATGAACGATCTTATCCGTCCTTCGCTATACAGCGCCTGGCAAAACATCATTCCCGTGACCCCCCATGAAGGTGACTCATGCCTTTGTGACGTGGTGGGACCTGTATGTGAGACAGGGGATTTCCTTGGTAAAGACCGTCAGTTGAACGTGGTGTCCGGCGATCTGTTGGCGGTGCGTTCCGCCGGTGCCTACGGCTTTGCTATGTCATCCAACTACAACACCCGCCCCAGGGCGGCGGAAATCATGGTGGATGGTGCAACAGCCAGTGTTGTCAGGGAAAGGGAAAAACTGACGCAGCTCTGGCATGGTGAGCAGATCCTGCCGTAA
- the lptM gene encoding LPS translocon maturation chaperone LptM encodes MKLQLSLLLVSLLVVGCGQKGPLYKTPPAADNQTQEQTDKDKAKQ; translated from the coding sequence ATGAAACTGCAATTATCCCTGTTGCTTGTTAGCCTGCTGGTCGTGGGTTGTGGTCAGAAAGGCCCTTTGTATAAAACGCCGCCGGCGGCGGACAATCAGACCCAAGAACAAACAGACAAAGACAAAGCAAAACAATAA
- the cyaY gene encoding iron donor protein CyaY, translating to MSMTDSEFHQKADEMFHIIENAIEDAIDSQGADVDVDASHGALQLEFDDGSVIVINKQEPLHEIWMATRFGGFHFACIDGDWIDQRNGGLEFMSFVRESIKRQSGINVSW from the coding sequence ATGTCGATGACAGACTCCGAGTTTCACCAAAAAGCAGACGAGATGTTCCACATCATAGAAAACGCCATCGAGGACGCCATAGACAGTCAGGGTGCCGATGTTGATGTGGACGCCAGCCATGGCGCGCTGCAGTTGGAATTCGACGATGGTTCAGTGATAGTCATCAATAAACAGGAGCCGCTGCATGAGATCTGGATGGCGACCCGTTTCGGTGGCTTCCATTTCGCCTGCATTGACGGTGACTGGATTGACCAGCGCAATGGTGGCCTGGAGTTCATGTCGTTTGTACGTGAATCCATCAAGCGTCAGAGCGGTATCAACGTCAGCTGGTAA
- a CDS encoding class I adenylate cyclase, with protein MLRSQVSHHAPIELSERLNCVRQARALALLTPLQRHLFHSISLLLHFHGPRLPGYNGHETPCGIADFALTEEMQQAAKTLSLTLPKLVPELPAAIEGVYAMGSTGTLGQNPRSDLDIWVIHDAAMQGSELSMLKDKLHKLHLWYEGYGFEVNFYLVHPQQFSAGKPHGQRLATEHSGSAQHWLLLEEFYRSQIRLAGRPLAWWPLASKFPECLSLGDEHNLPASEYFSASLWQLYKGLANPHKALLKVMLLETYAVSYPKTVLLTDKVWQHTCEGDFSTANDPYFLLYEAVEQYLLQKEDWHRLEIVRRCFYLKCGVRLSWESQARDWRWHKLKKLVGDWAWPESLIQTLDDCEHWHSGQLQWFNAQLNELLLASYQTLLHFASAHGLREGLRIEELGMLTRKLHTFFREDKRQIIKFNRLWSQSVLEPELLLRRDSDGAFSLYRKPEGADPATLLFQSDSLARLIAWACINGVCDGRSRWTLMGELPLSAKDVRQLTERILPWVAGRSPKVSKQDLCHPWHYRKAIVLLNIEQDPSIAWEGQEVMVDVTHANLFSLGRKQRNILGSIDLLLLNSWGEWQCCQFNGEEALLEALTFVMPGLRRADEDVVVEVISCAAKLSVQLEIALSTLLKRLLAIGAQVKSSSTLMQPLQVGKRRFGLFFNTMGLKYQDLSDAKSLYQQVFHTELLELPRPDMGDDPFSSAPEVIQQYAAAEVIQYFLRPREEGLDVFILNADNELSHFIQHGSHIEELVSKVSCQHVFDGLFEVKRRFNLPQFFLLERSEGELRVLPFANAMGVQREEMGAEL; from the coding sequence ATGCTGCGCTCACAGGTCTCCCATCATGCTCCCATTGAACTGTCAGAGCGGCTGAATTGCGTGCGACAGGCAAGGGCTCTGGCCTTGCTGACGCCGTTGCAACGCCATTTGTTTCACAGTATCTCCCTGCTGCTGCATTTTCACGGCCCCAGATTGCCGGGGTATAACGGTCATGAAACCCCCTGTGGTATTGCTGATTTTGCCTTGACTGAAGAAATGCAGCAGGCCGCAAAGACACTGTCACTGACCTTACCCAAATTGGTTCCCGAGTTGCCTGCAGCCATCGAGGGGGTTTATGCCATGGGCAGCACCGGCACCCTGGGGCAAAATCCCCGCAGTGACCTTGATATCTGGGTTATCCATGATGCGGCGATGCAAGGTTCTGAGTTGTCCATGCTCAAAGATAAGCTGCACAAGTTGCACCTTTGGTACGAGGGCTATGGCTTTGAGGTCAACTTCTATCTGGTGCATCCGCAACAGTTTTCCGCCGGAAAGCCCCATGGTCAGCGTCTGGCGACGGAACACAGCGGCAGTGCCCAGCACTGGCTGTTACTGGAAGAGTTCTATCGCAGCCAGATCCGTCTGGCGGGCAGGCCCTTGGCCTGGTGGCCGCTGGCGTCCAAGTTTCCTGAATGTCTGAGTCTTGGGGACGAGCACAATTTACCTGCGAGCGAATATTTCAGTGCGTCCCTGTGGCAGTTGTACAAGGGCCTGGCCAATCCCCACAAGGCCTTGCTCAAGGTGATGCTGCTGGAGACCTATGCCGTCAGCTATCCAAAGACAGTGCTGTTGACCGACAAAGTATGGCAGCACACCTGCGAAGGGGATTTTTCCACCGCCAACGACCCTTATTTTTTGCTTTATGAGGCGGTAGAGCAGTATTTGCTGCAAAAGGAAGATTGGCACCGTCTGGAAATCGTCCGCCGTTGTTTTTATCTCAAATGCGGGGTGCGTCTTTCCTGGGAATCACAGGCAAGGGATTGGCGTTGGCACAAGCTCAAGAAATTGGTGGGGGATTGGGCTTGGCCTGAAAGCCTGATACAGACACTGGATGACTGTGAACATTGGCATAGCGGCCAGTTGCAATGGTTTAACGCCCAACTGAACGAATTGCTGCTGGCCAGCTATCAGACCCTGTTGCATTTTGCCTCGGCCCATGGGCTGCGGGAGGGATTGCGCATCGAAGAACTGGGTATGCTGACCCGCAAGTTGCATACTTTTTTTCGCGAAGATAAGCGGCAAATCATCAAGTTCAACCGCCTCTGGAGCCAAAGCGTGTTGGAACCTGAATTGCTGTTACGCCGCGATTCAGATGGGGCTTTCTCCCTCTATCGTAAGCCGGAGGGCGCGGACCCTGCTACCCTGCTGTTCCAATCGGATTCACTGGCCAGGCTCATCGCCTGGGCCTGCATCAATGGTGTGTGTGACGGTCGCAGCCGTTGGACCTTGATGGGGGAATTGCCCCTGTCCGCCAAAGACGTCAGGCAACTGACCGAGCGCATCTTGCCTTGGGTGGCAGGTCGCAGTCCCAAGGTATCAAAGCAGGATCTTTGTCATCCCTGGCATTACCGTAAGGCTATTGTGCTGCTGAACATTGAACAGGATCCAAGCATCGCCTGGGAAGGCCAGGAAGTGATGGTCGATGTGACCCATGCCAATCTGTTTTCTCTGGGGCGCAAGCAGCGGAATATCCTGGGCTCGATTGACCTTTTGTTGCTCAATTCCTGGGGCGAATGGCAATGCTGCCAATTCAACGGGGAAGAAGCCTTGCTGGAAGCCCTGACCTTTGTGATGCCGGGACTGCGTCGTGCCGATGAGGATGTGGTAGTGGAGGTGATCAGTTGTGCTGCCAAACTGTCGGTGCAACTGGAAATTGCCTTGTCTACCCTGCTGAAACGTTTGCTGGCGATAGGTGCCCAGGTGAAATCTTCCAGCACTTTGATGCAACCACTGCAGGTTGGGAAACGCAGATTTGGGCTGTTTTTCAATACCATGGGACTCAAGTACCAGGACCTCAGCGACGCCAAATCCCTGTATCAACAAGTGTTTCATACCGAGTTGCTGGAATTGCCAAGGCCGGATATGGGCGACGACCCTTTTTCCAGTGCCCCAGAAGTTATCCAGCAATATGCGGCAGCAGAAGTTATTCAGTACTTTCTGCGTCCACGGGAAGAGGGTCTGGATGTGTTTATTCTGAATGCCGACAATGAGCTGAGTCATTTTATCCAGCACGGCAGTCACATTGAGGAACTGGTCAGTAAAGTGAGTTGCCAGCACGTATTTGACGGTTTGTTTGAGGTCAAACGGCGGTTCAATTTGCCGCAGTTTTTCCTGCTGGAACGCAGTGAAGGTGAGCTCAGGGTGCTGCCCTTTGCCAATGCCATGGGGGTGCAGCGGGAAGAAATGGGGGCTGAGCTATAG
- the hemC gene encoding hydroxymethylbilane synthase: MSQNLIRIATRKSPLAMWQAEFVKAELERIHPGLVVELLPMSTKGDVILDTPLAKVGGKGLFVKELEVAMLEDKADIAVHSMKDVPVDFPEGLGLEVICEREDPRDAFVSNSYSNLEQLPHGAVVGTSSLRRQCQLRARRPDLQIKDLRGNVGTRLAKLDSGEYDAIILAAAGLIRLGLSERIASFISAEESLPANGQGAVGIECRTDDARVKALLAPLEHKTTRLRVLAERAMNTRLEGGCQVPIGAFAEIDAGQLTLRGLVGNPDGSEIITGVIQGAADDAVSLGQQLADELLGKGAKAILDAVYAKA; this comes from the coding sequence ATGTCGCAAAACCTCATTCGCATCGCAACCCGTAAAAGCCCTTTGGCCATGTGGCAGGCTGAATTTGTTAAGGCAGAACTGGAACGCATTCATCCCGGCTTAGTGGTCGAATTGTTGCCCATGAGCACCAAGGGCGATGTGATCCTGGATACCCCGCTGGCCAAGGTCGGTGGCAAAGGGTTGTTCGTCAAGGAGCTGGAAGTCGCCATGCTGGAAGACAAGGCTGACATCGCCGTGCACTCCATGAAAGACGTGCCCGTCGATTTCCCTGAAGGCTTGGGACTGGAAGTGATTTGTGAACGCGAAGATCCCCGTGATGCCTTCGTGTCCAACAGCTATTCCAACCTGGAGCAACTGCCCCATGGCGCTGTGGTGGGTACATCCAGCCTGCGTCGCCAGTGTCAATTGCGCGCCCGTCGTCCGGATCTGCAAATCAAGGATCTGCGCGGCAACGTAGGCACCCGCCTGGCCAAACTGGACTCAGGTGAGTATGACGCCATCATTTTGGCCGCAGCGGGCTTGATCCGCCTCGGTCTGTCAGAGCGTATCGCCTCTTTCATTTCCGCCGAAGAATCTCTGCCGGCCAATGGCCAGGGAGCGGTAGGTATTGAATGTCGCACCGACGATGCCCGGGTTAAGGCCCTGCTGGCACCGCTGGAGCACAAAACAACCCGCCTGCGGGTGCTGGCCGAACGGGCCATGAACACCCGCCTTGAGGGTGGTTGTCAGGTTCCCATTGGTGCCTTTGCCGAAATTGATGCCGGCCAGCTGACATTGCGCGGCCTGGTGGGCAATCCCGATGGTTCTGAAATTATCACCGGCGTAATCCAAGGCGCAGCGGACGATGCGGTTAGCCTGGGTCAGCAACTGGCAGACGAGCTGCTTGGCAAAGGCGCCAAAGCCATACTGGATGCCGTATACGCCAAGGCTTGA
- a CDS encoding uroporphyrinogen-III synthase — translation MKVLLTRPEGRNGQMQQALTERGVAFMVTPLLCVEGIAVSPEALSLAKEADMLIFISTTAVTHAAKLFGSHWPTSRYYAVGEATAAALEQLGLNVTRAPDDCQQTEGLLQLPDFDQVSGRKIGIIRGEGGRETLAETLSQRGAQVNYLEVYRRGCPPLDPQATVAAWQAFGIDTLLLTSGEVLDNLLKLVPKECFAWLNSCHIIVPSCRVEAQARDKGLTRVTNAGAANHQAMLDALSL, via the coding sequence ATGAAGGTGCTGCTGACCCGTCCAGAGGGGCGCAATGGGCAGATGCAACAGGCGTTAACCGAACGCGGCGTCGCTTTTATGGTGACGCCGCTCCTGTGTGTTGAGGGCATTGCCGTCAGCCCGGAGGCACTGAGCCTGGCCAAAGAGGCCGACATGCTCATTTTCATCAGCACCACAGCCGTAACCCACGCCGCCAAGCTCTTTGGCAGCCATTGGCCAACAAGCCGTTATTATGCCGTGGGTGAGGCCACCGCCGCCGCACTCGAACAATTAGGCCTCAATGTAACCCGGGCACCCGACGACTGCCAGCAGACCGAAGGCCTGCTTCAATTGCCGGACTTTGACCAAGTCAGCGGACGCAAAATTGGCATTATCCGGGGTGAAGGTGGGCGTGAAACCCTGGCCGAAACCCTCAGCCAACGGGGAGCCCAGGTAAATTACCTTGAGGTGTATCGTCGTGGCTGCCCGCCACTGGATCCACAAGCCACTGTAGCGGCCTGGCAGGCCTTTGGGATAGATACTTTGCTGCTGACCAGTGGTGAAGTGCTGGACAACTTGCTGAAACTGGTTCCCAAAGAGTGTTTTGCTTGGCTAAATTCCTGTCATATCATAGTGCCCAGCTGCCGGGTGGAAGCTCAGGCTCGCGATAAAGGATTGACCAGGGTTACCAATGCAGGCGCGGCCAACCATCAGGCCATGCTTGACGCCCTGTCACTGTAA
- a CDS encoding uroporphyrinogen-III C-methyltransferase, whose translation MDNQPQEVESTLPDTPQDMDPQPTAENAPKGRPWFFMVLTLFALLAAASAIGGSYWLYMQMQALQQDNQSSGRQWQTALNNANDQISALSQQLQQQSTLAGKLQALEDQQQQTAQRINSLTQRDPNHWVLAETEYLIRLAGRKLWLERDPATSMALLKEADGRIESLQNPALLPLRKALASDISSVSSIKITDAAGTLYAIDEIINGLDKLPLNRTEAEPIAAEDQQQLTESIDDWRTNLAKSWQALIQEFITIRHRNTDLAPLLSPQQQWYLQQNVRNKLLQAQLALHRHDELNYRQSIAMARKWIYQYFSLSSEQTQAALEALDALQTLRIDPITIESFKADKLLQQFKEYGDLLGAESSAGETGQ comes from the coding sequence ATGGATAACCAACCGCAAGAAGTCGAATCCACACTCCCGGACACCCCGCAGGATATGGACCCGCAGCCAACAGCTGAAAATGCCCCCAAGGGCCGCCCCTGGTTCTTCATGGTGCTCACACTGTTTGCTTTGCTGGCTGCGGCAAGCGCCATTGGCGGCAGCTACTGGCTCTATATGCAAATGCAGGCCCTGCAGCAGGATAATCAAAGCTCGGGGCGCCAATGGCAGACGGCGCTGAATAATGCCAATGACCAGATATCCGCACTCAGCCAACAACTGCAACAGCAGTCGACTCTGGCAGGAAAGCTCCAGGCATTGGAAGACCAACAGCAACAAACCGCACAGCGCATCAATAGCCTGACCCAGCGCGACCCCAACCATTGGGTATTGGCCGAAACCGAATACCTGATCCGTTTGGCCGGGCGCAAATTATGGTTGGAGCGGGATCCCGCCACATCGATGGCGCTGCTGAAAGAAGCCGATGGCCGCATTGAGTCACTGCAAAATCCCGCCCTGCTCCCCTTGCGCAAGGCGCTGGCAAGCGATATCAGCAGTGTCAGCAGCATCAAGATCACCGATGCCGCCGGCACCCTTTATGCCATTGATGAAATTATTAATGGTCTGGATAAACTGCCCCTCAACCGCACCGAAGCAGAGCCGATTGCAGCAGAAGATCAGCAGCAACTGACCGAATCCATTGATGACTGGCGCACTAATTTAGCCAAAAGCTGGCAGGCGCTTATTCAGGAATTCATTACCATACGCCATCGCAATACCGATCTGGCGCCGCTGCTGTCCCCCCAACAGCAGTGGTACCTGCAGCAAAACGTCCGCAATAAGCTGCTGCAGGCGCAACTGGCCTTGCATCGCCATGATGAACTGAATTATCGCCAATCCATCGCCATGGCCCGTAAATGGATCTATCAGTATTTCAGTCTGAGCAGCGAACAAACCCAAGCGGCGCTGGAAGCCCTGGACGCACTGCAAACCCTGAGAATTGACCCCATCACTATTGAAAGCTTCAAGGCTGACAAGCTGTTGCAGCAGTTTAAAGAATACGGTGATCTGCTGGGTGCCGAGTCAAGCGCTGGGGAGACTGGTCAATGA
- a CDS encoding heme biosynthesis HemY N-terminal domain-containing protein, translating to MIRSLFYLLIVLMGLCLSPYLIGNTGYVYIAAWDYQIETSVVFASLLLILFYAVLYLAESAFIKGLSLLLGSRYLPQKWRNKAAKKHTLQGALALAEEDWPQAEKAMLKGAANGELPALNLLAAARAAHQQGKPETRDTLLDQVDPQHGDSVKLAKARYLLQQGELAQARILLDKFNPSSRSKPAIIRLAKELYLAQQDWQALKLLLPAITKQKLLDEQQLTQLSNRINLSLLTDAVAHSEQELDKCWHWLSRQERSSSELMSQYALGLHAFGRHEDAIKWLSKALKKDHPEPAFVVLPKIVTVDDTEVIKLLQQLSSGWADDSDYLQSLAKVQLLLRENKAARDTLEKLCQLHPTREHWSAFAHAQEQLGDTHGAFLSYKKAATCID from the coding sequence ATGATCCGTTCCCTGTTTTACCTGCTGATAGTGTTGATGGGTTTATGCCTGAGCCCCTATTTGATAGGCAACACAGGTTACGTTTATATCGCCGCCTGGGACTACCAGATAGAAACCAGTGTGGTGTTCGCCTCTTTGCTGCTGATCCTGTTTTACGCTGTGCTGTACCTTGCGGAGTCCGCTTTTATCAAAGGCTTGTCACTGCTCCTTGGCAGTCGATATCTACCGCAAAAATGGCGCAATAAGGCCGCCAAGAAGCACACCCTTCAAGGCGCTCTGGCGTTGGCGGAGGAAGACTGGCCCCAGGCAGAAAAAGCCATGCTCAAAGGTGCCGCCAACGGCGAGCTGCCGGCGCTGAACTTGCTGGCCGCTGCCCGCGCAGCTCATCAACAAGGCAAGCCGGAAACCCGGGATACCTTACTGGATCAGGTTGATCCCCAGCACGGGGACTCGGTTAAACTGGCCAAGGCGCGCTATTTACTGCAACAGGGTGAATTGGCGCAAGCCAGAATTCTGCTGGATAAATTCAATCCCAGCAGTCGCAGCAAACCCGCCATTATTCGCCTTGCAAAAGAGCTGTATCTGGCACAGCAGGACTGGCAGGCCCTGAAACTGCTGCTACCCGCCATCACCAAACAAAAACTGCTGGATGAGCAGCAACTGACCCAACTGAGCAACCGGATTAACCTGTCTCTGCTGACCGATGCTGTCGCCCACAGTGAACAGGAGCTGGACAAGTGTTGGCATTGGCTGAGCCGTCAGGAACGCTCATCTTCTGAACTCATGAGTCAGTATGCTCTGGGGCTGCACGCTTTTGGACGTCATGAAGATGCCATCAAATGGCTAAGCAAGGCGCTGAAAAAAGATCATCCCGAACCGGCCTTTGTGGTACTGCCCAAGATAGTGACAGTGGACGACACCGAAGTCATAAAGCTACTGCAACAACTGAGTAGCGGCTGGGCCGATGACAGCGATTATCTTCAGAGCTTGGCCAAGGTCCAACTGCTGCTGCGCGAGAACAAGGCGGCCCGGGATACCCTGGAAAAGCTGTGTCAATTGCACCCCACCCGCGAACACTGGTCTGCTTTTGCCCACGCCCAAGAGCAATTGGGCGATACTCACGGTGCGTTTCTGAGTTATAAAAAGGCCGCGACCTGCATAGATTGA